In a genomic window of Candidatus Tumulicola sp.:
- the hypF gene encoding carbamoyltransferase HypF translates to MLRRERASAGVTSVPVKQRTLRIHISGVVQGVGFRPFVYRLAARHSIVGWVRNGERGVEIRAQGSDLDIDAFVAALVDEAPAASALAEIDIGQAPAGTFTEFTIEATQRTGDVSVRVSPDLAVCTDCLAELRDPADRRFGYAYVNCTNCGPRYTIVTQLPYDRPNTTMRDWPMCEPCAREYRDPLERRFHAQPVACPRCGPEFVLEYGTETARGPDAVRRGSELLREGKVLAIKGLGGYHVACDAANPDAVRAVRERKFRKERPFAVMVRDLDGARALIHTTPEIDTLLTSIARPIVLAPAKRALLDVAPDNRDLGVMLAHTPLHHALFDAGAPPWLVMTSGNRSSEPIAYDDEDARQRLDGIVDAFLIGERPIARRLDDSVVRVGPNGPSVLRHGRGYAPRAVASLPSRAPILAVGGDLKNALVLVVEGQAFAGQHLGDLDHYDVARSFRTAIDDLCAMYEVDRRQLVVAHDLHPQYVSTQYALGLEAARHIAVQHHRAHVASVLAERGELDRSVVGLGFDGTGYGDDGTIWGGEVFTGSVCDGFVRALSLRPALLPGGDAAARHPVAAAAGFLLEVEDLPDLIAPPFSFPPRYGAAVALARSGVRTFATTSMGRLFDAVAALLGFTREMTFEGQAAMWVEQLARDGNADAYPFPLRDGTLDYRPLLGSIVRDRRNGREPCDIARAFHSAVAQACVEAAAAIDTKRPVVASGGVFQNGLLIEQLSEAFGERLWLNTMVPPNDGGIALGQAAIAAVRLPDRR, encoded by the coding sequence GTGTTACGTCGGGAGCGCGCCTCCGCCGGCGTGACCAGCGTTCCGGTGAAGCAACGCACGCTGCGCATCCACATCTCGGGAGTCGTCCAAGGCGTCGGCTTCAGGCCGTTCGTCTACCGTTTGGCGGCGCGACATTCGATCGTGGGATGGGTGCGCAATGGCGAGCGCGGGGTCGAGATTCGGGCGCAAGGCAGCGATCTCGACATCGACGCGTTCGTCGCGGCGCTGGTCGACGAGGCGCCCGCTGCCTCTGCACTCGCCGAGATCGACATCGGCCAAGCGCCGGCCGGCACCTTTACCGAGTTTACCATCGAGGCGACGCAGCGCACCGGCGACGTCAGCGTGCGGGTTTCGCCCGACCTCGCAGTCTGCACCGATTGTTTGGCGGAGTTGCGCGACCCGGCCGATCGGCGTTTCGGATACGCGTATGTCAATTGCACGAATTGTGGACCGCGCTACACGATCGTCACGCAACTGCCCTACGACCGGCCAAACACGACGATGCGCGATTGGCCGATGTGCGAGCCCTGCGCGCGCGAATATCGCGATCCGCTCGAACGGCGATTCCACGCCCAGCCGGTTGCGTGTCCGCGGTGCGGTCCGGAGTTCGTTCTGGAGTATGGGACTGAAACGGCGCGCGGCCCGGATGCCGTGCGGCGCGGGTCCGAACTGTTACGCGAAGGCAAGGTGCTGGCAATAAAGGGTCTCGGCGGTTATCACGTGGCGTGCGACGCCGCAAACCCGGATGCGGTGCGCGCGGTTCGCGAACGCAAGTTTCGTAAGGAACGGCCGTTCGCGGTGATGGTGCGCGACCTCGACGGCGCGCGCGCCTTGATTCATACGACGCCCGAGATCGATACGTTGTTAACGTCGATCGCGCGGCCGATCGTCCTCGCGCCGGCCAAACGCGCATTGCTGGACGTCGCCCCCGACAACCGCGATCTCGGCGTGATGCTCGCACACACGCCGCTGCATCACGCGCTGTTCGACGCGGGCGCGCCGCCGTGGCTGGTGATGACCAGCGGAAATCGCTCGAGCGAGCCAATCGCCTACGACGACGAGGATGCGCGACAACGGCTCGACGGGATCGTCGACGCGTTTTTGATCGGTGAACGGCCGATCGCGCGGCGTCTGGACGATTCGGTCGTTCGCGTCGGGCCAAACGGTCCGAGCGTCTTGCGGCATGGTCGCGGCTACGCACCGCGCGCCGTGGCATCGCTCCCATCACGCGCGCCGATTCTTGCCGTTGGCGGCGATCTCAAGAATGCGTTGGTACTGGTCGTCGAGGGACAAGCATTTGCCGGCCAACATCTCGGCGACTTGGATCACTACGACGTCGCGCGTTCGTTTCGAACGGCGATCGACGATCTGTGCGCGATGTACGAAGTCGATCGGCGGCAACTCGTCGTGGCACACGACCTACACCCGCAGTACGTATCCACGCAATATGCGCTGGGACTCGAGGCCGCTCGACATATCGCCGTGCAGCACCATCGCGCGCACGTCGCCAGCGTGCTGGCCGAGCGCGGCGAGCTGGACCGGTCCGTCGTCGGATTGGGGTTCGACGGTACGGGATATGGCGACGACGGCACGATTTGGGGCGGCGAAGTTTTTACGGGCAGCGTCTGCGACGGATTCGTGCGGGCGCTTTCGCTACGGCCGGCGCTGTTGCCGGGTGGCGACGCCGCCGCACGGCATCCGGTCGCCGCGGCCGCCGGATTTTTGCTCGAGGTCGAGGACCTTCCAGATCTGATCGCGCCGCCGTTTTCGTTTCCACCCCGCTACGGTGCCGCGGTCGCGCTGGCGCGCAGCGGCGTACGAACGTTTGCGACCACGTCGATGGGCCGACTCTTCGACGCGGTGGCGGCCTTGCTCGGATTCACGCGCGAGATGACGTTCGAGGGTCAGGCGGCCATGTGGGTGGAGCAGTTAGCGCGCGACGGAAATGCCGATGCGTATCCGTTTCCGTTGCGCGATGGCACCCTCGACTATCGCCCGTTGCTCGGGAGCATCGTTCGGGATCGCCGCAACGGTCGCGAGCCGTGCGACATCGCGCGCGCGTTCCATAGCGCGGTCGCGCAGGCGTGCGTCGAAGCTGCGGCTGCCATCGATACGAAGCGTCCGGTCGTTGCGTCGGGTGGGGTATTTCAAAACGGGCTGCTGATCGAACAGTTGTCCGAAGCCTTCGGCGAGCGTTTATGGCTCAATACGATGGTGCCGCCCAACGACGGGGGCATCGCGCTCGGACAAGCGGCAATCGCCGCGGTTAGGCTGCCGGACCGCCGATAA
- a CDS encoding TrkA family potassium uptake protein, producing the protein MFVLIVGGGKVGSNLTRALLNQGHEVVVIEKDARKAKSLERLVDRQVTVVGDGCDPAVLETAGVARADVVVADTGDDEDNLVVVLLSKRKSKAQCIARVNNPANKLIFDSIDAEDPVIVISSTELILDVLNQHVNASNCRSFMETMHLFGKGEMQLLRVAVRDTSPVQGKPLGDLNLPRNSVVVAIDRPDMDLQIPTGDTVLHAGDSMIVIVKNGAAERIRALIGGPAA; encoded by the coding sequence ATGTTCGTCCTGATCGTCGGCGGCGGAAAAGTGGGCTCGAATCTCACCCGCGCGTTACTCAATCAAGGCCACGAAGTCGTCGTGATCGAGAAAGATGCCCGCAAGGCAAAGTCGCTGGAGCGCCTCGTCGATCGTCAGGTGACCGTCGTCGGCGACGGCTGCGATCCCGCGGTGCTCGAAACGGCCGGCGTCGCTCGAGCCGACGTCGTGGTAGCCGATACCGGCGACGACGAAGACAACTTGGTCGTCGTGTTGCTGTCGAAGCGCAAATCGAAAGCGCAGTGTATCGCTCGGGTCAACAACCCCGCCAACAAACTGATCTTCGATTCGATCGACGCTGAAGACCCGGTGATCGTGATCTCTTCGACCGAGCTGATTCTCGACGTGCTGAACCAGCACGTCAATGCCTCCAACTGCCGCTCGTTTATGGAAACGATGCACCTGTTCGGCAAAGGCGAGATGCAGTTGTTACGCGTCGCGGTACGCGACACGTCCCCGGTACAAGGCAAGCCGTTGGGCGATTTGAACCTGCCGCGCAACTCGGTGGTGGTCGCGATCGACCGTCCCGACATGGACTTGCAAATTCCAACCGGCGATACGGTGCTTCATGCCGGCGACTCGATGATCGTGATCGTGAAGAACGGTGCGGCCGAGCGCATTCGCGCGCTTATCGGCGGTCCGGCAGCCTAA
- the uvrC gene encoding excinuclease ABC subunit UvrC has product MTREETLTQIPDAPGVYLMVGSGGEILYIGKAVSLRSRVRSYFQAGSVHHIRTAAMVERVVDVRTIVVTNEIEALILEANLIKRHQPPFNVRLRDDKRYPYLKVTNEAYPRIVFTRMVKDDGARYFGPYTNAHGLRELIDVVRLVFPLRTCREPIDGKRKRPCLQYHIKRCLAPCVGLQSEPEYDAMIDEAVLFLEGKQDTLFSRLNTEMSHAAEQYSYESAARIRDRIVQLRRVTENQKVVWKSRLDMDLIAIARSRDQACMQVFFVRGGKLIGQEHFILDGVHDQSDATLMDGFLAQFYTARTAGAPEGATFSTGRVARENEVPVALKRRARPGNSNAVPKEVLVEQLPEERPTIEGWLSSIKGQRVRILVPQRGVRAEYMRLVHENAEQNLKAFLAHQEVQETAQARSLTDLADALELPEMPHRIECYDISNIAGTNPVASMVVFVEGRAKKSEYRKFKIQYDRGPNDFAMMQETLRRRLRYLRRVTDKEEQPMERELARKEKFNKKPDLLLIDGGKGQLSAVVEVLEELDMTGLSVAGLAKEHEWLYLPGSSDPIVLPPNSAALHLVQRIRDEAHRFAVTYHRQRRAKSMMQSALDGLDGVGPTRKKRLLTAFGSAAGIRRASIDEIAAVKGMTPALAAKVKQGLQSPA; this is encoded by the coding sequence GTGACGCGCGAAGAAACGCTGACGCAAATACCCGACGCACCCGGAGTCTACCTGATGGTTGGCTCCGGCGGCGAGATTCTGTACATCGGTAAAGCCGTGTCGTTGCGCAGCCGCGTTCGTTCGTATTTTCAAGCCGGCTCGGTCCATCATATACGCACGGCGGCCATGGTGGAACGCGTGGTCGATGTGCGGACGATCGTCGTCACCAACGAAATCGAAGCGCTGATCCTCGAAGCCAATCTGATCAAGCGGCACCAGCCGCCGTTCAACGTCCGGTTGCGCGACGACAAGCGTTATCCGTATCTCAAGGTGACCAACGAGGCGTACCCGCGGATCGTGTTCACGCGGATGGTCAAGGACGACGGCGCCCGCTATTTCGGCCCGTATACCAACGCTCATGGCTTGCGCGAACTGATCGACGTCGTGCGGTTGGTATTTCCGCTGCGCACCTGTCGCGAGCCGATCGACGGCAAGCGTAAACGTCCGTGCCTGCAATATCACATCAAACGGTGTCTGGCGCCATGCGTTGGCTTGCAATCCGAGCCGGAGTACGATGCGATGATCGACGAAGCAGTGCTGTTTCTCGAAGGCAAACAAGACACGTTGTTTTCGCGGCTCAACACCGAGATGAGCCACGCTGCCGAACAATATAGTTACGAATCGGCGGCACGCATTCGCGATCGTATCGTACAACTGCGGCGGGTCACCGAAAACCAGAAGGTCGTTTGGAAGTCGCGGCTCGACATGGATCTGATCGCGATCGCTCGTTCCCGCGACCAAGCCTGCATGCAAGTCTTCTTCGTTCGCGGCGGCAAGTTGATCGGCCAAGAGCACTTCATTCTCGACGGCGTGCACGACCAGTCCGACGCGACGCTGATGGATGGGTTTCTCGCGCAATTTTATACGGCGCGGACCGCCGGAGCGCCCGAAGGGGCGACGTTTTCGACCGGACGCGTCGCGCGCGAAAACGAGGTGCCGGTTGCGCTGAAACGGCGCGCTCGTCCGGGCAACTCGAATGCGGTTCCAAAGGAAGTGCTGGTCGAGCAGCTACCCGAGGAGCGCCCGACGATCGAAGGCTGGCTTTCGTCGATTAAGGGCCAACGCGTTCGAATTCTCGTGCCGCAACGCGGCGTTCGAGCCGAATACATGCGGCTTGTGCATGAAAACGCCGAGCAGAACCTCAAGGCGTTCCTCGCCCACCAAGAAGTGCAAGAGACGGCGCAAGCGCGTTCGCTCACCGATTTGGCAGATGCGCTGGAGCTGCCGGAAATGCCGCACCGCATCGAGTGTTACGACATCTCGAATATTGCGGGGACCAATCCGGTCGCTTCGATGGTTGTGTTCGTCGAGGGCCGAGCGAAGAAGAGCGAATATCGCAAGTTCAAGATTCAGTACGATCGTGGCCCCAACGACTTTGCGATGATGCAAGAGACGCTACGGCGTCGCTTACGCTATTTGCGCCGGGTGACGGATAAAGAAGAGCAGCCGATGGAGCGCGAGCTGGCGCGTAAAGAGAAGTTCAACAAGAAACCCGATCTGCTGCTGATCGACGGCGGCAAAGGGCAGCTCAGCGCGGTGGTAGAGGTGCTCGAAGAACTCGATATGACCGGACTTTCCGTCGCGGGATTGGCCAAAGAGCACGAGTGGCTGTACTTGCCCGGGAGCTCGGACCCGATCGTGCTGCCGCCCAACTCGGCCGCGCTGCATTTGGTCCAACGGATCCGCGACGAAGCGCACCGCTTCGCCGTAACGTATCATCGCCAACGGCGTGCCAAGTCGATGATGCAGTCAGCGCTCGATGGGCTCGACGGTGTCGGCCCCACGCGCAAAAAGCGCTTGCTGACGGCGTTCGGCTCGGCTGCCGGCATCCGGCGCGCCAGCATCGACGAAATCGCCGCGGTCAAAGGCATGACGCCGGCGCTGGCGGCCAAGGTAAAACAGGGACTGCAGTCTCCCGCGTAG
- a CDS encoding SIS domain-containing protein has product MLTGLDRRARLTTWVADRFAARDAIADAFFAREALPLARAARRVFERFDRGGRLLAVGRGPYATDAQHLSVEFVHPVIVGKRALPAMDLSVAPERWVDAVVRPDDIVVGLGPPQGDDLVQAVLDRARERGALTVAFPGDRADYAVAAPSDDAHLHQELFEILGHTLYESVHVYFEHREIGGTDVGAASFLYPFLGEARERPDESLDRSVAESIEAKARDARALRQATAREMSATIADTIVAVAERVARGAQVLAFGNGGSATDATDFALDCVMPEDGAASIPALSLSLEPAILSAVSNDVGVDVVFVRQIIAHGRRGDVAFAFSTSGGSRNVIAGLEEARKRGMLTVALLGYDGGEIVRRELADRAIVVHSDYIPRIQEVQGTIYHIVREGLALGEEFL; this is encoded by the coding sequence ATGTTGACCGGTCTCGATCGCCGCGCGCGCCTCACGACGTGGGTTGCCGACCGGTTTGCCGCACGCGATGCGATTGCCGACGCATTTTTCGCGCGCGAGGCGCTGCCGTTGGCGCGCGCCGCTCGCCGAGTGTTCGAGCGTTTCGACCGCGGTGGACGATTGCTGGCCGTGGGACGAGGCCCATACGCGACCGACGCGCAGCATCTTTCGGTCGAATTCGTGCATCCGGTGATCGTCGGTAAGCGCGCGCTTCCGGCCATGGATTTAAGCGTCGCGCCGGAGCGTTGGGTCGATGCGGTCGTCCGTCCGGACGATATCGTGGTCGGTCTAGGGCCGCCGCAGGGTGACGACCTAGTGCAGGCCGTGCTCGATCGCGCGCGCGAACGAGGCGCGCTGACCGTGGCGTTTCCGGGCGATCGCGCCGATTATGCGGTCGCCGCGCCCAGCGACGACGCGCATCTGCATCAGGAATTGTTCGAGATTCTCGGCCACACGCTATACGAAAGCGTCCACGTGTATTTCGAGCATCGTGAAATCGGTGGCACCGATGTCGGCGCCGCTTCGTTTCTGTATCCGTTTCTCGGCGAGGCGCGCGAGCGCCCCGACGAGTCGCTCGACCGCAGCGTAGCGGAATCGATCGAGGCCAAAGCGCGGGACGCGCGTGCCCTGCGCCAGGCCACGGCGCGCGAGATGAGCGCGACGATCGCCGATACGATCGTTGCCGTGGCCGAGCGCGTGGCCCGCGGGGCGCAAGTTCTCGCCTTCGGCAACGGCGGTTCGGCGACCGATGCGACCGACTTCGCGCTGGATTGCGTGATGCCCGAAGACGGCGCGGCTTCGATACCGGCACTGTCGCTCTCGCTCGAACCCGCGATTTTATCCGCAGTTTCGAACGACGTTGGCGTCGATGTTGTGTTCGTGCGACAAATTATTGCGCACGGACGGCGCGGCGACGTCGCGTTCGCCTTCTCGACGAGCGGTGGATCGCGCAACGTGATCGCCGGGCTCGAAGAGGCGCGGAAGCGCGGCATGCTCACCGTCGCATTGCTCGGATATGATGGCGGCGAAATCGTGCGGCGCGAGTTGGCCGATCGCGCCATCGTGGTGCATTCGGACTACATCCCGCGCATTCAAGAAGTCCAAGGCACGATCTATCACATCGTGCGTGAGGGGCTGGCCCTCGGCGAGGAATTCCTCTGA
- a CDS encoding phage holin family protein, which yields MELLLRFIVNAIALYLIAKYVPGFNHGVTVGTALIAALIFGIVNAVLGPILRLLSLPLTIVTLGLFSIVVNYILFAITVWVTPNFHTTGEISPWLANLYGAILMMIVSTLMHQGSKREEAR from the coding sequence ATGGAATTGCTTCTTCGCTTTATCGTCAACGCGATCGCGTTGTATCTGATCGCCAAGTACGTCCCGGGTTTTAATCACGGCGTGACCGTCGGAACCGCGCTGATCGCGGCATTGATCTTCGGCATCGTTAACGCGGTCCTCGGACCGATTCTGCGGCTTCTCTCGCTGCCGCTGACCATCGTGACGCTGGGCCTGTTCTCGATCGTGGTCAACTATATTTTGTTCGCGATTACGGTTTGGGTGACGCCCAACTTCCACACGACCGGCGAGATCAGCCCGTGGCTGGCCAATCTGTACGGAGCGATCCTCATGATGATCGTTTCGACCCTGATGCATCAAGGCTCCAAGCGCGAAGAAGCGCGCTAG
- a CDS encoding glutaredoxin domain-containing protein — MLELFGSASCPYTPDLREQLEWSGRVFVEYDVDADADARTRLLAMTPSAAVPTLVEDGTVLEVGWHGRSCYVGSAPPPA, encoded by the coding sequence GTGCTCGAGTTATTCGGAAGCGCGAGCTGCCCGTACACCCCGGATTTGCGCGAGCAGCTCGAGTGGAGTGGCCGTGTTTTTGTGGAGTACGACGTCGACGCGGACGCAGACGCCCGAACCCGGCTATTAGCCATGACGCCGTCGGCCGCCGTTCCGACGCTGGTCGAAGACGGAACGGTGCTGGAAGTCGGCTGGCATGGACGCTCGTGTTACGTCGGGAGCGCGCCTCCGCCGGCGTGA
- the hypE gene encoding hydrogenase expression/formation protein HypE: MHASTSQPPQPRNVDTLDRAAAPASRLRFTDAQIEMAHGAGGKASRRLVESLIAPAFANPVLAQLSDAAVFSLGGTRVATTADGYVVKPLRFPGGSIGELAVNGTVNDLAVSGARAHALMATLIVEAGLPSDVLRAEIETMANAAARAGVPIVGGDTKVVEHGMADGLYVTTFGIGIVDQRASLGPDRIVSGDRVLLTGPIGDHGITILLARGDLDFETDLHSDTRPLWPFVDALLEACGSGLRWMRDPTRGGVATALNELVRGSHHAIAISEERVPLRDEVRGACELLGLDPLHIANEGQMLALVADNVADAALAALRALPGGEQAACIGEVRDAPAGMVIATTAYGGTRVVDMLVGDPLPRIC; encoded by the coding sequence ATGCACGCATCGACGAGCCAGCCGCCGCAACCGCGTAACGTGGATACGTTGGATCGAGCTGCCGCGCCGGCGTCGCGCCTGCGCTTCACCGATGCGCAGATCGAAATGGCGCACGGGGCCGGCGGGAAAGCCTCGCGCCGTTTAGTCGAAAGTTTGATCGCGCCGGCGTTCGCCAACCCGGTGTTAGCGCAGCTTTCGGACGCGGCCGTGTTTTCGCTGGGCGGAACGCGCGTCGCGACGACGGCCGACGGCTATGTCGTCAAGCCGCTGCGCTTTCCGGGCGGTTCGATCGGCGAACTGGCGGTGAACGGGACGGTCAACGATCTTGCCGTGTCGGGTGCGCGCGCCCACGCGTTGATGGCCACGCTGATCGTCGAGGCCGGTCTCCCGAGCGACGTGTTGCGCGCCGAAATCGAAACCATGGCGAATGCCGCCGCACGTGCCGGCGTTCCGATCGTCGGCGGCGATACCAAAGTCGTCGAGCACGGCATGGCCGACGGGCTGTACGTCACCACCTTCGGCATCGGGATCGTCGACCAGCGAGCGTCGCTCGGACCGGATCGAATCGTGAGCGGCGACCGCGTGCTGCTCACCGGACCGATCGGCGATCATGGCATCACGATCTTGCTGGCGCGCGGAGATTTAGATTTCGAAACGGATCTGCATTCCGATACGCGGCCGCTCTGGCCGTTCGTGGACGCGTTATTAGAAGCGTGCGGCAGCGGACTGCGCTGGATGCGCGATCCGACGCGCGGCGGCGTCGCGACCGCGCTCAACGAGTTGGTTCGCGGCTCGCACCATGCGATCGCAATTTCCGAAGAACGCGTTCCGTTGCGAGACGAGGTGCGTGGCGCGTGCGAACTGCTCGGCCTCGATCCGTTGCACATCGCGAACGAAGGGCAGATGCTCGCTCTCGTCGCCGACAACGTTGCCGACGCCGCACTGGCGGCCTTGCGCGCGCTTCCGGGCGGAGAGCAGGCTGCGTGCATCGGCGAGGTTCGCGACGCCCCGGCCGGCATGGTGATCGCGACCACAGCCTACGGCGGAACGCGCGTTGTCGACATGCTCGTTGGAGATCCGCTGCCGCGAATATGTTGA
- a CDS encoding PIG-L deacetylase family protein: MQSALVIGAHPDDAELMVGGIIALLVGHGVRVTVAVFTTSAEVPSAAPRRKQAAHEAARILGHDLLWIDEGKYDHVIDIPEPRCVGSIDRLLREHQPDVVLSHGTHDSHCDHAQIGRCVIAAMRHSNAQFFAFGPSEYRAQPAHSFVPNVFVDISAHIEQKKLAIRCYNYEGAPYHELRADDVAVLNRADGIHCGAEFAETLQVVRQFGIPHEMLGMPNTSPAAVERG, encoded by the coding sequence ATGCAGAGCGCTTTGGTCATTGGCGCGCATCCGGACGATGCCGAGCTTATGGTCGGCGGAATCATTGCGCTTTTGGTAGGTCACGGGGTCCGCGTCACCGTCGCGGTCTTTACAACCTCGGCCGAAGTTCCGTCTGCGGCTCCGCGCCGGAAACAGGCCGCGCACGAAGCCGCGCGGATTCTGGGGCACGATCTCTTGTGGATCGATGAAGGCAAATACGACCACGTGATCGACATTCCCGAGCCGCGCTGTGTGGGCTCGATCGACCGGCTTTTGCGCGAGCATCAACCCGACGTGGTGCTGAGTCACGGAACACACGACTCGCACTGCGATCACGCGCAGATCGGGCGATGCGTTATCGCCGCGATGCGGCATTCGAACGCGCAGTTCTTTGCGTTCGGACCCAGCGAATATCGGGCACAGCCGGCCCACTCGTTCGTCCCAAACGTTTTCGTAGACATCTCCGCACACATAGAACAAAAAAAATTGGCGATCAGATGTTACAATTATGAGGGCGCGCCGTACCACGAGCTGCGCGCAGATGACGTCGCTGTGCTGAACCGGGCCGATGGGATACACTGCGGTGCCGAGTTTGCCGAAACGCTGCAGGTGGTGCGGCAGTTCGGAATTCCGCACGAGATGCTCGGCATGCCAAACACGTCACCGGCGGCCGTCGAGCGGGGTTAA
- a CDS encoding TrkA family potassium uptake protein, with protein MQYLIVGCGRVGSALAKYLDLDGHEVNVVDEDPSAFKRLGPKFKGHVMVGTGIDYDVLKRAGATTADGFVAVTNGDNRNIMAALIAQRMFKIKRIVARIYDPARGQMYRELGVQTVCPTTVGAKLIRDVLMEAPWNTLQSFDFGKLTSISAVITHADAGKIVRDIEDRGRVRIAAVRREGGGVYIATGDMVLEEGDEINAVIAPEAISAFAQRFSSAAPGARMSA; from the coding sequence ATGCAATACCTAATCGTCGGGTGCGGCCGCGTCGGGTCGGCACTCGCGAAATACCTCGACCTCGATGGCCACGAGGTCAACGTCGTCGACGAAGACCCATCCGCTTTCAAACGCCTTGGCCCCAAGTTTAAGGGCCACGTGATGGTCGGTACCGGTATCGACTACGACGTGCTCAAACGTGCCGGCGCGACCACCGCCGATGGGTTCGTGGCCGTCACCAACGGCGACAACCGCAACATCATGGCGGCGCTCATCGCCCAACGCATGTTCAAGATCAAGCGTATCGTCGCGCGCATCTACGATCCGGCTCGCGGCCAAATGTATCGCGAACTCGGCGTGCAGACGGTCTGCCCGACGACCGTCGGCGCCAAACTGATCCGCGACGTGCTGATGGAAGCGCCCTGGAATACGTTGCAATCCTTCGACTTCGGAAAGTTGACGTCGATTTCGGCGGTCATTACGCACGCCGACGCAGGCAAGATCGTTCGCGATATCGAGGACCGCGGTCGGGTGCGCATCGCAGCCGTTCGTCGTGAAGGCGGGGGCGTCTATATCGCAACCGGCGACATGGTGCTCGAGGAGGGCGACGAGATCAACGCGGTCATCGCACCCGAAGCCATCAGCGCCTTCGCACAGCGTTTCTCGAGCGCCGCGCCCGGCGCGAGGATGTCCGCATGA
- a CDS encoding DedA family protein, with amino-acid sequence MEHLQHFVIDLIDKYGYGGLFLTMVMGNIGLPVGAELVLPISGALTATKHLASIWLTIAVVVSGECAGQTLAYAIGRYGGVPVLERYGKYVGFHHRQLEVVHGFFARYGTFSIFICRFLPVVRGVAGFPAGIAEMHYGAFILWTLLSSLVLCSLLVGLGYQLGDHLDRILPLLHRWGTLGGIIAVIVVVAGIIVWSLMRKRNPSTREGDSNSR; translated from the coding sequence ATGGAACATCTGCAGCACTTCGTCATCGACCTGATCGACAAGTATGGGTATGGCGGCCTGTTCCTAACGATGGTGATGGGTAATATTGGATTACCGGTCGGTGCCGAACTGGTGCTTCCGATATCCGGTGCCTTGACGGCGACGAAACATTTGGCAAGTATCTGGCTGACGATCGCCGTCGTGGTCTCGGGCGAATGCGCAGGGCAGACTCTCGCGTATGCGATCGGTCGTTACGGCGGGGTGCCGGTCTTGGAACGGTATGGAAAGTACGTCGGTTTCCATCACCGTCAGCTCGAAGTGGTGCACGGGTTTTTCGCCCGCTACGGCACGTTTTCGATTTTCATCTGCCGCTTTCTACCCGTGGTCCGCGGCGTGGCCGGTTTTCCGGCCGGCATTGCCGAGATGCATTACGGCGCGTTCATATTATGGACGCTGCTGAGTTCGCTCGTGCTGTGCAGCCTGCTCGTCGGCCTGGGCTACCAGCTGGGCGATCACTTGGATCGAATTTTACCGCTCCTGCATCGCTGGGGTACGCTTGGCGGAATTATCGCCGTGATTGTCGTCGTGGCCGGAATAATCGTTTGGTCGCTCATGCGGAAACGCAACCCTTCGACCCGGGAGGGCGATTCGAACTCGCGGTGA
- a CDS encoding Clp protease N-terminal domain-containing protein has protein sequence MFSNFDSASRRVLRAAEQECRNHSHYYVGVEHLLLALLDERDDAIAAELAAGGIDAGAVHAEIRRSFVTGEERAWEGILLTPRLRKIVALAETRAPDREIAPFDLFEALREEGGSLAAEVLRQAAAHNAPTRAD, from the coding sequence GTGTTTTCGAATTTCGACTCGGCGTCGCGACGGGTTCTCCGTGCGGCTGAGCAAGAGTGCCGCAACCACAGCCACTATTACGTTGGCGTCGAGCATTTGTTGCTCGCGTTGCTGGACGAGCGAGACGACGCGATCGCGGCGGAACTCGCGGCCGGCGGCATCGACGCTGGAGCAGTACATGCAGAAATTCGCCGCAGCTTTGTGACCGGAGAAGAGCGCGCCTGGGAAGGCATTCTGCTTACGCCACGGTTGCGCAAGATCGTCGCATTGGCCGAAACGCGGGCCCCCGACCGTGAGATCGCGCCGTTCGATTTGTTCGAAGCGCTTCGCGAAGAAGGCGGGAGCTTGGCCGCCGAGGTGTTGCGGCAAGCCGCCGCCCACAACGCTCCGACGCGGGCCGACTAG